In one Macaca fascicularis isolate 582-1 chromosome 6, T2T-MFA8v1.1 genomic region, the following are encoded:
- the LOC141407135 gene encoding uncharacterized protein, translating into MRTYTPHRANSPSNPVLHETPQKEPEPSSNTRHCLSATSSVPEGTQLPLKTLPTPTLQTSSGDKGQSSVHSLPYRLHIGTCRILLIPSAEKGADSYGLSERSFERTYNYGSASPNPSKEDGTRRMVRSSGALSLQQEASSQAGKKVPRPAAAAEGIGRRVARASSPPLEAVRGTAGWRRAGVIPTAGAGRRSRRRLRGAPAQAKEGQEAVRTGGGAGRHPHPPAEQLRIAKLTPHPFARGEGVSGPRDGREETMGSHKSAPRRGRGGRAPLRRRRVQGPRQRAGDCGSVPEAGREPAELGEEPPTPGAEHAAPACSTRVHRARRGGDRAEAVAPGRCLGPDRLHVSPARGHVHRLSPVRRPDVLRINKMKLGETGGQRAPGSQSPRPGCSTSPPYPSPAAAPTPDRSPRGKLQP; encoded by the exons ATGCGGACCTACACCCCGCACCGAGCCAATTCCCCATCCAACCCTGTCCTCCACGAAACACCCCAGA AGGAGCCTGAACCCTCCTCCAACACCCGCCACTGCCTGTCTGCAACTTCAAGTGTCCCAGAGGGGACCCAGCTCCCCTTGAAGACGCtgcccacacccaccctccaGACCAGTTCTGGGGAC AAAGGGCAGAGCTCTGTCCACTCGCTCCCATATCGGCTGCACATTGGCACCTGCAGGATCCTTCTGATCCCTTCTGCAGAGAAGGGAGCTG ATTCCTATGGGCTGTCTGAAAGGAGCTTTGAGCGGACCTATAATT ATGGCTCTGCGAGTCCCAACCCGTCTAAGGAAGATGGGACAAGACGGATGGTGCGTTCATCTGGGGCCCTAAG cctccagCAAGAGGCCAGCAGCCAAGCTGGTAAAAAAGTGCCCAGGCCAGCGGCAGCGGCTGAGGGGATTGGGAGGAGAGTTGCGCGCGCCTCCAGCCCGCCCCTGGAGGCAGTCCGCGGGACCGCAGGCTGGAGGCGCGCCGGCGTGATTCCGACCGCGGGAGCCGGGAGGAGGAGCCGGAGGAGGCTGCGGGGGGCTCCGGCCCAGGCGAAGGAAGGGCAAGAGGCTGTTCGGACCGGGGGCGGCGCCGGGAG GCATCCCCATCCTCCGGCAGAACAGCTGCGAATCGCCAAGTTGACCCCTCATCCCTTCGCGAGAGGAGAGGGTGTCTCAGGACCCAGGGATGGGCGGGAAGAAACCATGGGGAGCCACAAGTCTGCACCCAGGCGGGGAAGAGGCGGGCGGGCGCCGCTCCGCAGGCGCAG GGTGCAGGGCCCGAGGCAGAGGGCAGGGGACTGCGGATCCGTCCCTGAAGCGGGACGCGAACCGGCAGAGTTGGGAGAAG AGCCTCCAACCCCAGGAGCCGAGCATGCTGCCCCCGCGTGCAGCACCCGCGTGCACCGGGCCCGGAGAGGGGGCGACAGGGCGGAGGCGGTGGCCCCCGGAAGGTGTCTGGGACCGGACCGGCTGCACGTGAGCCCAGCGCGAGGTCATGTGCACCGGCTCAGCCCGGTTCGGCGCCCGGACGTGCTGCgtatcaacaaaatgaaactcGGGGAGACAGGAGGGCAGAGAGCTCCAGGTTCTCAGAGCCCCCGCCCCGGCTGCTCGACCTCCCCACCGTACCCATCTCCCGCCGCAGCCCCTACGCCCGACCGGAGCCCGCGGGGCAAGTTGCAGCCCTGA